The following is a genomic window from Hippoglossus stenolepis isolate QCI-W04-F060 chromosome 14, HSTE1.2, whole genome shotgun sequence.
TAATGTGATCTGCAGGGATGggacacatttttatacagtAGGGATATCTCTTTGGTGGTATATGGTCTTTTGTGATATACTGACTGGCACTGCAGATATTTGACTCATCAGTGAGTCTAAAAGTACTTGAAacacagtaaatatgtttttttggaTTGATCCCTGCTTTATGGAGAGCAGACATCCTGCTGAATCTTTAATGTGTGAGAGAATCCCAGTAACTGTTTTAAAACCCGTCACATCTAACTTGTATGATAATTATCAACATGAGTGTTTTATGTCAACCTTTTAGAAGCTGCACAACCAGGGAGTCTCCCACTCAAAAACTTTGCTGTTGCAGTGTTGAACCCGTTTTTAATGTTGATTCAGACAAAGCTGCATAACAGCAACTCTTAATAGGAAGTAATGGGGAGTGCTATAGTAGATATGTGTAGCCACAGATACTGAAGTGCTAATGCAGCATACACAATGTACATGATTAAAAAATTCCACATGGCATAGTTCACAGAGATTCACCCCTCACTTGAATACCTGGCATTTGATGACCTCAGTAAACATTCCATCTGATCACTGCTGAATGTGGAGACAGAGCAGTCAAGGTCAGAGTTGGTCACAGGAGCCACCTAGTGGCTGAAACCTGTGTGGGAGtgtgaagttgcatattgccACTGaatcctcctccctcaccctgctCTTTAAAGCACGAAGGAGAAACTACGTTGGCCTTCAGGAAagtcagtgtttggtttgtttctacTGGGCTGTAGAAACATTGCGGACTCTGTGAAAGAGGACCTGCGCCAGAAGCAAATATAAAGGGGTCGTCCTAACAAGGATTATTGGTTTCAAATAATGATctactaatgaaaacataattaaaaatattatattaaatttctgctgATACACTTCCCCCAAATCATAAACTGGACCTTTATTGACAGAACAGATGTTACGAGAATCTATTTTCATGTAAGCCAACTTTATTGAAAATTATGTTCATTGAACTGTCTCTAAATTACAACAATGATTTAATTGAAGTTAGTTCTTGCAGCTCTACTtgaaggaggagcagagctCCAAATGAAGCCAGGAATACAGCATTTACATAGAAGATACACTCATTTAATTTACACATTCACTTCCGATACCAGatcctcatcttcttctcaCGTTTGATTTTCTTCTGCAGCTGTAAAGTCCCATAGAGGAGAGCCTCTGCAGTGGGAGGACAACCTGAGGACAGACGGGATGAAAACAGATTCACTCTTACATGTTGTTTGGAGGAGATTTTAACCAATAATAACGTATTTGAggtaataattatattaaatatactgCAGCTTCATTACAGCTACCCAAAAAAATAACTACTGCATCTTTCACTGATTTATTACTACTGGTACTACAAATATTGTCTCTACTGTCAAATGTACTACTTTTCCTAAGCTACTGACCAGAGCTACCATGAGTGCTGTATTACAGCTACAAGGAAACTGCTAACTTAACTTAGCTAGTAAAGATAAAAGTTAACCCGAGAGCATGAACAAACTGTGACCAAAAGAGTCAGGTAtgagcatgtatgtgtgttgagAAGTCGATATTTTAACAAACAGCACTTCTATCACTATTCataaggattttcttttttttttatttgatcatttacacATTATGCTGTTTGTTTACCTGGAACATAAATATCCACTGGTACAATTCTGTCGCAGCCTCTGACGACAGCGTAGGAGTAGTGGTAGTAGCCTCCTCCATTAGCACAGCTGAGAGAGGGACACAGGGACATTTCTGAAGTTATTACACTTACTGTAAAGGTTTAGACCGTAACCCTCAACTCATAAAGTAGGAACTACGGCCATGAAAGTACAAACAAATTGATTTGCATTAGTTAATGACTAAACTAATAATGGGTAAAACTTTCATATATGATAGTATAAACTTTGAGTATTTCAGCAACAGAAATGTAGCAAATGTTTTTCAAGATTCAAAACATTGTTGTACATTGTgggacacaaaataaaacaccataatacaggataataataataaagtgacagagcaggaggagaatatatataataagaaaTCTCTTCAGGAGGTAACTCACCTTCCCATAGAAATGACGTATCTGGGCTCAGGCATCTGGTCGTACACCTGTAAGAGAGAGGGAGTTCAGTCGCTCTTACATAAAGTCTGACTAAGAACTAATCCGTCCTTTGAGCTCGATGGAGGCTTCATTCAACTCCACCGATCCACCAGCAGATGGGTGATAATCCAGCCAGCATTTACACAGATATACTGTTCTCAGCGTtgtcaaacagaaacatctgaaCGAGAAAGTACTTGTGAACACCACAGTGTCTCTGAAAAAGAACAGCTTCTTCCTCCGTTacagagatcacacacacaacttcctTCACTGATGTTACATCCCCCTCTTTCACTACTCTCACCTTCCGCAGAGCCGGAGCCATCTTATTGGTCAGCGTTCCTGCCACGATCATGACGTCAGACTGCCGGGGGCTCGCTCTGAACACGACTCCGAAGCGGTCCATGTCGTAACGGGGCGCCGCCATGTGCATCATCTCCACCGCGCAACACGCCAGCCCAAAGGTCATAGGCCACAGAGAGCTCTGAGGGGGAAACACAGCGACGATTAGCTCACACAAGCCTGATAGAGCAGACACAAGGACACAGTTACTCATGGTGCGGCGCAAAAAACACAATACCGCCAAATAACAGGGTGATGGAGGGTCGATTAATTGGCTCTGGCCTTCAGTCACCAGATTTTGAACTTTAGTTTTTCACCCCTCTGTATATTGATTTTATTCTCTCTGCTGATATTTGGCATGTTGTGATTTTTGTAAAGATTAGATTGTTTTTTCCAATGGAAAAAGGGGATAGGAGCAAAATgagaactgaaaacacaacagctgagCGACAGATATTTTATTCAGAATGATGGTTTGTCTGGTTGTCCAGCAAACAGCCCATAACTGGGGAGGCCTCAGTCAGTTGTTGATGAGACATTTGAGACGTCCCTTGTTTCCATGTGGTATAGTTGTGCTGTGAATGTCACTAATGTTCATTCAAGCAAATACTCCGGACGTTTTTTGTCTCTCAATCTGCATTTTGACGCcttgaaaattaaaatgtgtgacGGTCAGGCCACAGTGATGACTGACTGTACAATGAAGTTTAACATAATGAGTCATGTGTTTAGCTGCCTTTACTATTATTGCCTCAATTAGAGGTTTAAAATaacaatcaaactgcaccagcAAACAATTAATATAAATTGTAAAGAGTAAATAAACTGAGCAGCTAGAAGGTTGACTTAAATTAAAAGCTCAGAAAAGATTCACCTACACATGACTAAAAGATCAAATAATGGTAATTCAAGTGAAAGACAAATCACCAACCATGTGATATTTTAGACCAAACTGCCACATGTCATGCTAGATTCACATCTTACGTCTCTAGACAAAGAACAAACAAGGATCCAGACATTCATTCATCTGCTCCACACAGGCTGGACGTTAACGCCGCCGCCGACCGACTCACCCTGCGTGCCCAGTTGACCAGATCATCCAGCTTGGTGATAACATACTCCCCCTTGCTGCTGGCTACAGCCGCTGGTTgggctgctgctactgctgccaCCGCCGTGCTCTTCTCTCTGACTGGAACCAGACTGCAACAGAAGGACAGCTTTACCGTGTGCAGAGTGTTTACAGGATGTCTGTTCTTCATTCTAATATTTACAGCAGGGCAGCGTTTGGAAATCTCACCTCGTGCAGGTTTTGTCACTTTTAGCCCAGCTGTGCAGACTCTTCTGTTGAACAGCAAACACCGAGATGGATCTGTTGGCAGGTCAGAGAAGGAAGTTATGAATGATGGGAAGAAAGAGCTGAAACTATTATTATagcatatttatgttttaaaactgttagtgaaagaatgaaaagcACCAACAGAATAATATACACAGATCACCTGGTAACTGGTTTAAATGTTGCGGCTGATTAGTGTTAAGATGTGAAATCtaatcattaaaaacactgaacaatgtGTGAtggacatattttattttgaaagatgcTGTTTTCGTCTTAGCCTCCTGAACTTGATGCTTTAACAGCAAATGTTTCAGCCCGAGGTTTTGATTGGAACAGTTTCAACAGACATCAACACAGTAACTGATAAActgtgaacaaaaataaatttggATGAGTTGGTTACTTGTTGATGTGTCAGATGTGTAAATATATCTAATTTTGAGAGACTGAAGGAAACTAGCaggaatataaaaaatgaagaaTAAACCCAACTCCTGCAAAGGATGTGGATACTGAAGCAGAGACAGGACCAATAGGACTGAGCTGGATTGAATTAGGTTTGGAAACAAGGACCAGGATTAGTAGGTGCTTACCTTGTTGAAAAGGAGCCAAACATGGCCAGGCGAGgcgctgcaaaacaaaacaacagaccAACTGAGGAAAACATAATAACCACAGCCATTAACTGAGTATTTCAGAAGTTTTATATCATGCACTGTCCAAGTGGGGATTTTCTTTGGACAATGGATTCAGAAGTGATAGAAATCATTCCTTTGCTTTGCTAGAATAAAAGACAACATTGGATTGCCAGTGGGATGACATCATGCAAACACTTCTACAAAGTTTGGTCAAACTATTCTCTATGAAGCCTGAGACTTGTCAATGTAAACATATAACAAGCCTGAATAATCTATATATTCATGATCGAATGATGCAGCAGGAGACCTCTTCTAACACTGTCCACACTGCACTCCATGTTTGATATGCACTCATTCTAACGGTATTAAATGGAgcattgtttgtttaaaatgtgccgAATTATGGATCAGAGCCTAATGTATTTATAAAAGCAGTTAAATGATACTTCAATTGTCATAATGTGTGTAAATACGGGTGTTGACACTAAAACCAGTCTGTTTCAATGAGGAGTTTGGTTTGACGAGGTGTTCTTTGCTGATCGCTCACACTGGACCACACGACACTTCTCGTGTATTGGTCCACGAACAAGACAGATTCAATAAGTAAGTGACCGAGACTCTGAGATGTTTAAATACAGCGAACATCGTTAAATATGTCCGCTGATGCTCCTGCTAACATCCCAGTTCGTGTTAGCTAACCCGGTTAGCCGCTGTGCTAATGCAGACGGAGCAAGGTCAGCGTGCGCATTCACTAAAAGTCCCTGGTTCAAGCCCGGAAACAGTCGCAACACCGACAGGTGCGTGGCCACGTGTCTGTTGTTTGAGGTCTGTGAACATCGTGAGTCTGGAAACACAGGAACGTTCATTAAAAACGAGTCTTTTAGGTCAAAACATCACTCACCGACCAACGCCGCCATCTTTGGAA
Proteins encoded in this region:
- the ndufs7 gene encoding NADH dehydrogenase [ubiquinone] iron-sulfur protein 7, mitochondrial, whose translation is MAALVAPRLAMFGSFSTRSISVFAVQQKSLHSWAKSDKTCTSLVPVREKSTAVAAVAAAQPAAVASSKGEYVITKLDDLVNWARRSSLWPMTFGLACCAVEMMHMAAPRYDMDRFGVVFRASPRQSDVMIVAGTLTNKMAPALRKVYDQMPEPRYVISMGSCANGGGYYHYSYAVVRGCDRIVPVDIYVPGCPPTAEALLYGTLQLQKKIKREKKMRIWYRK